The following proteins are encoded in a genomic region of Synechococcus sp. CBW1002:
- a CDS encoding IS256 family transposase, with protein sequence MELAPLLDGSSAGELIPELVRHGLQQLIELEVAAVLGAERHERSEERLGYRNGYRPRTLATQVGDIDLRIPKLRSGSHLPSILEPRRRVDQALYGVVMEAYVGGISTRKVDALVAALGVQSGISKSQVSRICADIDIQVQAFLNRPLEATGYAYLYLDATYLHGRLGKAMQVCSRAVVVAMGVNADGRRELLGIKVGDSETESFWSEFIGSLKERGLTGVKLVISDAHVGLTKAIRRMLQGSCWQRCRVHFARNLLQRVPKAHQGMVTAALRSVFAQEKTDEIEARWDDLASSLVDRFPKAAELMLHAREDVLAFRHFPPQHWKKTWSTNLLERLNEEIKRRTRVVGIFPNDASITRLVGAVLLEQDEHWQLEGRRMFSAESMAAIPSLAELPTQPSLQEAAA encoded by the coding sequence ATTGAGCTGGCGCCGCTACTGGATGGCAGCAGCGCCGGTGAGCTGATCCCCGAGCTGGTGCGCCACGGCCTGCAGCAGCTGATCGAGCTGGAGGTCGCTGCCGTGCTCGGCGCAGAGCGCCATGAGCGCAGCGAGGAGCGGCTCGGCTACCGCAACGGCTACCGGCCGCGCACCCTGGCCACCCAGGTGGGGGACATCGATCTCCGCATCCCCAAACTGCGCTCCGGCAGCCACCTGCCCTCGATCCTGGAGCCGCGCCGCCGTGTGGACCAGGCCCTCTACGGCGTGGTGATGGAGGCCTATGTCGGCGGCATCTCAACGCGCAAGGTCGACGCCCTGGTGGCCGCCCTGGGAGTCCAGAGCGGCATCTCCAAATCTCAGGTGAGCCGCATCTGCGCTGACATCGACATCCAGGTGCAGGCCTTCCTGAACCGCCCCCTTGAGGCCACCGGCTACGCCTACCTGTACCTCGATGCCACCTATCTCCACGGGCGTCTCGGCAAGGCGATGCAGGTCTGCTCCAGGGCTGTGGTGGTGGCCATGGGCGTCAATGCCGATGGTCGCCGCGAGCTGCTCGGCATCAAGGTGGGCGACAGCGAAACCGAGAGCTTCTGGAGCGAGTTCATTGGCTCGCTCAAGGAGCGCGGCCTCACTGGGGTCAAGCTCGTGATCAGCGACGCGCACGTGGGCCTCACCAAGGCGATCCGGCGGATGCTGCAGGGCAGCTGCTGGCAGCGCTGCAGGGTCCATTTCGCCAGAAACCTGCTCCAACGGGTGCCCAAGGCCCACCAAGGCATGGTCACCGCTGCCTTGCGCTCGGTGTTCGCCCAGGAGAAAACGGACGAAATCGAGGCCCGCTGGGACGATCTGGCCAGCTCACTGGTGGATCGCTTCCCCAAGGCTGCTGAGCTCATGCTGCACGCCCGGGAAGACGTGCTCGCCTTCCGTCACTTCCCGCCTCAACACTGGAAAAAGACTTGGAGCACCAACCTGCTCGAGCGCCTCAATGAGGAGATCAAACGCCGCACTCGGGTGGTTGGCATCTTCCCGAATGACGCCTCGATCACCCGCTTGGTGGGGGCTGTGCTGCTGGAGCAGGACGAGCACTGGCAGCTGGAGGGCCGGCGCATGTTCTCCGCCGAGAGCATGGCCGCCATCCCCTCACTGGCGGAGCTGCCCACGCAGCCTTCCTTGCAAGAAGCAGCGGCCTGA
- a CDS encoding IS3 family transposase, producing MAARRGVLIPSEQRNKAMDFLHEGLNAGASIKAVADLIGICSRTLRRWGLDISGQGFSVDHRKGAPREVAHRFTAKERQRVIDSVNDPRFADLAPAQIVAILAEERMYVGSESTIYRIMRQEGLLNHRGRARSPREPRPVPVLEATGVYQVLAWDITLLPGHVKGQFYYLYMVMDVWSRRILGVEVHERECSVLASAFFDRVCRDEGINKETAAVLHSDNGAPMRSFALAAKMAELGVSLSFSRPRVSNDNAYAESWFRTMKYHQSYPLRRFRELLSVKAWVDGFVEWYNAEHRHSGIKYVTPNQRHYGQADGICAIRQKTYEEARQKNPQRWSRHIRDWSQPQVVSINHPRPQQPIAT from the coding sequence TTGGCTGCAAGAAGAGGAGTCCTGATTCCGTCAGAGCAGAGAAATAAAGCCATGGACTTTCTCCATGAAGGCCTCAATGCAGGAGCTTCCATCAAGGCTGTTGCTGATCTGATCGGCATCTGTTCACGCACTCTGCGGCGCTGGGGGCTTGATATCAGCGGCCAGGGATTCAGTGTGGACCACCGCAAGGGTGCCCCACGTGAAGTGGCTCACAGATTCACGGCAAAAGAGCGGCAGCGGGTGATTGACTCCGTCAATGATCCGCGCTTTGCCGATCTTGCGCCTGCTCAGATCGTGGCCATTCTTGCTGAGGAGAGAATGTATGTGGGTTCAGAGTCGACGATCTATCGCATCATGCGGCAGGAAGGCCTGCTGAATCATCGTGGCAGGGCCCGCTCTCCCCGCGAGCCAAGACCAGTCCCGGTGCTGGAGGCAACAGGAGTTTACCAAGTGCTGGCCTGGGATATCACCCTGTTGCCCGGCCATGTCAAGGGTCAATTCTACTACCTCTACATGGTGATGGATGTGTGGAGCCGCCGCATCCTTGGAGTGGAAGTGCATGAGCGCGAATGCAGCGTGCTCGCCAGCGCATTCTTTGATCGCGTTTGCCGCGATGAAGGAATCAACAAGGAGACTGCTGCGGTCCTGCACTCGGACAATGGCGCCCCCATGCGCTCATTCGCCTTGGCGGCCAAGATGGCGGAGCTGGGTGTTTCGCTCTCGTTCTCCAGGCCGCGCGTCAGCAACGACAACGCCTACGCTGAATCATGGTTCCGTACCATGAAGTACCACCAGAGTTATCCGCTACGGCGCTTCCGGGAACTGCTCTCGGTAAAAGCCTGGGTGGATGGCTTTGTCGAGTGGTACAACGCTGAGCACCGGCACAGCGGCATCAAGTACGTGACGCCCAATCAGCGGCACTACGGCCAGGCCGATGGGATCTGTGCCATCCGGCAGAAGACCTACGAAGAAGCTCGGCAGAAGAATCCGCAGCGCTGGAGTCGTCACATCCGTGACTGGAGCCAGCCACAGGTTGTGAGCATCAACCATCCCCGTCCGCAGCAACCTATCGCTACTTGA
- a CDS encoding transposase, which translates to MKPIYDQAVRAEIRNRMSPPNRESVAEIARSTGITTQTLYNWRSQWQKEGQLVPATSKPPEQWGASDKLAAVIQAAGLSGPDLGAYCRERGLYPKQLARWRQAAEDANGPSAPTMTDHRDLQRKNQEQARQIRRLERELQKKEKALSEAATLLMLSKKLDQLWLQEEES; encoded by the coding sequence ATGAAACCGATTTATGACCAGGCCGTGCGGGCTGAGATCCGCAATCGCATGAGCCCGCCCAACCGAGAGAGCGTGGCCGAGATCGCTCGCTCCACCGGCATCACTACCCAGACCCTCTACAACTGGCGCAGTCAGTGGCAGAAAGAGGGCCAGCTGGTGCCGGCCACCAGCAAGCCGCCGGAGCAGTGGGGCGCATCCGACAAACTGGCCGCCGTGATCCAGGCCGCAGGCCTCAGCGGCCCCGATCTCGGCGCTTACTGCCGTGAGCGGGGCCTCTACCCCAAACAGCTTGCCCGATGGCGCCAGGCCGCTGAGGATGCCAATGGCCCCAGCGCGCCGACCATGACCGACCACAGGGATCTACAGCGCAAAAACCAGGAGCAGGCACGCCAGATCCGGCGCCTTGAACGTGAGTTGCAGAAGAAGGAAAAAGCTCTTTCGGAGGCGGCAACATTGCTGATGCTGTCAAAAAAGCTCGATCAGCTTTGGCTGCAAGAAGAGGAGTCCTGA
- a CDS encoding transposase produces the protein MLRKQFPGAVPVMEAARDDVLAFLHFPQEHWRKIWSTNPLERLNKEIKRRTNVVGIFPNDAAIVRLVGSQLLEQQEEWQLERRRFFSEATMAKIPELEEMLKPTDGDPAKRAAVAMS, from the coding sequence ATGCTGCGCAAGCAGTTCCCCGGCGCCGTGCCCGTGATGGAAGCCGCCCGGGACGACGTGCTGGCCTTCCTGCACTTCCCCCAGGAGCACTGGCGCAAGATCTGGAGTACCAACCCGCTCGAGCGCCTCAACAAGGAGATCAAACGCCGCACCAACGTGGTCGGCATCTTCCCCAATGACGCCGCGATCGTGCGGTTGGTGGGCAGTCAGCTGCTGGAGCAGCAGGAGGAATGGCAGCTGGAGCGCCGCCGCTTCTTCTCCGAGGCCACCATGGCCAAAATCCCCGAGCTCGAGGAAATGTTGAAGCCCACCGATGGTGATCCGGCCAAGCGGGCGGCAGTAGCCATGAGCTGA
- a CDS encoding transposase, with amino-acid sequence MLLRSGRLDVTALASLINAKQTDESGADGPRIFFRSPYMQFFLGFSGYSSKVPFDPSMMVHFRKRFSDEGLRHINELVVQRGKEMLIEAAASQSHDDDDSSGDGKDDGDQLSLDSLIKPADWPEGKNWGTLRVAPLRVV; translated from the coding sequence ATGCTTTTGAGATCTGGCCGACTTGATGTCACCGCGCTTGCCAGCCTGATTAACGCGAAGCAAACGGACGAATCCGGCGCCGATGGGCCGAGAATCTTTTTCAGGAGTCCCTACATGCAGTTCTTCCTTGGATTTTCCGGTTACTCCAGCAAGGTGCCATTTGATCCATCAATGATGGTTCATTTCCGCAAGCGGTTCTCAGATGAAGGCCTGAGGCACATCAATGAGCTTGTGGTTCAGCGAGGCAAGGAGATGTTGATTGAGGCTGCTGCTTCTCAGTCCCATGACGATGACGATTCAAGTGGGGATGGTAAGGACGACGGCGATCAGCTCTCGCTCGATAGCCTGATCAAACCGGCAGACTGGCCAGAAGGTAAGAATTGGGGCACGCTCAGGGTAGCGCCCCTGCGAGTGGTGTAA
- a CDS encoding IS5 family transposase has translation MYRRHNNGQISIKEFHLPFGGTLDPENRWVQLEGLIPWDELEETYAPQFSATIGAPAKSVRMAFGALYIKQKLGLTDEETVHQIRENAYIQFFLGFAGYTAKAPFDASMMVHFRKRFSDEDLRRINELVVQRGKEILLEALAQAADDDDHDDRDSSGGGAQLELDALIKPADWPEGKNWGTLTIDASCTPADITYPRDLKLLNEARTTTERVIDDLCSQSSGFRRHRPRYDRGLARAHFLRVAKQKRPRRRKVKAAIKHQLGYVRQNLKAIDALIGCGARLSELKRHWWQKLLACSELERQQGLLLASQTNSIPDRLVNLVQTHIRPMVRGKARAAVEFGAKISVSVQNGFPFLHRISWNPYNEGEDLIAQAEKYKLDTGSYPERICADRIYITAKNRHFCTRNGIRLSGKRLGRPPKDPDVTTAHKHQLRSDQARRNEVEGVFGSGKRKYSLDLIMARLPAGAESSISMAFVVMCAEKVLRLLRLFFVLLFGWIYSFFMAWSAIRAPEGICKPCF, from the coding sequence ATGTACCGGAGGCACAATAACGGTCAGATCTCAATCAAGGAGTTCCACCTGCCATTTGGCGGCACACTTGATCCCGAGAATCGCTGGGTTCAACTGGAGGGGCTGATCCCATGGGATGAGCTGGAAGAAACCTATGCCCCTCAATTCAGCGCCACAATTGGCGCTCCAGCCAAATCAGTGAGAATGGCCTTTGGTGCTCTCTACATCAAACAGAAGTTAGGGCTCACCGACGAAGAGACAGTCCATCAGATCAGAGAGAACGCCTATATTCAGTTCTTTCTCGGCTTTGCGGGCTACACAGCTAAGGCACCGTTTGATGCCTCGATGATGGTGCACTTTCGCAAGCGTTTTTCTGACGAGGATCTGCGCCGTATCAACGAGCTGGTGGTGCAGCGCGGCAAAGAGATCCTTCTGGAAGCACTTGCTCAGGCAGCAGACGATGACGACCATGATGATCGTGATTCCAGTGGAGGAGGCGCTCAGCTAGAACTTGATGCGTTGATCAAGCCTGCTGACTGGCCAGAAGGAAAGAATTGGGGCACTCTCACGATTGATGCCAGTTGCACTCCAGCCGACATCACCTATCCCAGAGACCTCAAGCTCCTCAACGAGGCTCGCACAACGACCGAGCGAGTCATTGATGATCTGTGCAGTCAGTCATCGGGATTCAGGAGACATCGACCTCGCTACGACCGTGGCCTTGCTCGTGCTCATTTCCTGAGAGTGGCGAAGCAAAAACGACCACGTCGCCGCAAAGTGAAGGCTGCCATTAAACATCAGCTTGGCTATGTGCGGCAGAATCTCAAGGCCATTGATGCTCTGATCGGCTGCGGGGCAAGGCTTTCCGAGCTTAAGAGGCATTGGTGGCAGAAGTTGTTGGCCTGCAGCGAGTTGGAGCGGCAACAGGGCCTTCTGCTCGCCTCTCAGACCAACAGCATTCCAGACCGCCTGGTGAATCTTGTGCAGACCCATATCCGCCCAATGGTGCGAGGCAAAGCACGTGCTGCGGTGGAGTTTGGAGCCAAAATCAGTGTTTCGGTTCAAAACGGCTTTCCGTTCTTGCACCGCATAAGCTGGAACCCCTACAACGAAGGAGAAGACCTTATCGCTCAGGCGGAAAAATACAAGCTGGATACAGGATCTTACCCAGAGCGAATCTGCGCCGACCGGATTTATATCACGGCCAAGAATAGGCATTTCTGCACGAGGAACGGTATTCGCCTCTCCGGCAAGCGATTGGGTCGCCCGCCCAAGGATCCTGATGTCACCACTGCACACAAGCACCAGCTCCGATCTGATCAAGCTCGACGCAATGAAGTGGAAGGCGTCTTTGGCTCTGGAAAGCGCAAGTATTCCCTGGATCTGATCATGGCTCGTCTACCAGCTGGTGCCGAATCCTCCATCTCGATGGCCTTTGTCGTGATGTGCGCGGAAAAGGTCTTGAGGCTGCTGCGCCTCTTTTTTGTCCTTCTTTTTGGGTGGATCTACAGCTTTTTTATGGCCTGGTCAGCGATCAGAGCGCCTGAGGGCATCTGCAAGCCATGCTTTTGA
- a CDS encoding IS66 family transposase, translating to MTTPPAGISEADWAATPVGVKAGFLELVSQCQRQQQEIEQLRIQLTALATELAHLRERIGRSSRNSSKPPSSDGQGFKPPERRKGSGRKRGGQPGHPGSGPELLPIERVDEVVEHHPQACRRCGTLLQGQDPEPLRHQVIEIPPITPLVIEHRLHRLVCPCCSTSTCASLPAEVEVSHYGPRLSALVGLLGSAFPLSFSKTQALLDQLLGVQISRGAMATIRQRLSAALEQPMQEALAFARQQSVVYVDETGAPTGNADGGNPDGRRGWEWVMVTAMGVTVFLQSLSRSAAAAIDLLGNAFGGIVVSDRFSAYNHLPLEQRQLCWAHVIRDLTAIADRQGASGEIGAELLGLQQQLFAQWHRYKDGTIDWSTLQQGCRPIRQAFVGTLQRVVELGCQRGERTPWAKTVRTCHQLLQVSDGLWTFLEIEGIEPTNNAAERALRHSVIQRKISHGVQSRQGAICRSRLLTVTEVVWLFWTGPIVNL from the coding sequence ATGACCACCCCACCGGCCGGGATTTCAGAAGCCGATTGGGCCGCCACCCCGGTGGGAGTGAAGGCTGGATTTCTTGAGCTGGTCAGTCAGTGCCAGAGGCAGCAACAGGAGATCGAGCAGCTCCGCATCCAGCTCACCGCCCTGGCGACCGAACTGGCCCATCTGCGCGAGCGGATCGGCCGCAGCTCCCGAAATTCTTCCAAGCCTCCCTCCAGTGATGGCCAGGGGTTTAAGCCGCCCGAACGACGCAAGGGCAGTGGCCGCAAGCGCGGCGGCCAGCCGGGCCATCCCGGATCTGGGCCGGAGCTGCTGCCGATCGAGCGGGTGGATGAGGTGGTCGAGCACCACCCCCAGGCCTGCCGCCGCTGCGGCACGTTGCTACAGGGTCAGGATCCCGAGCCCTTGAGGCACCAGGTGATCGAGATTCCACCGATCACGCCTCTGGTGATCGAGCACCGGCTGCACCGCCTGGTCTGCCCCTGCTGTTCCACCAGCACCTGTGCCTCGTTACCGGCGGAGGTGGAAGTAAGCCATTACGGTCCCCGGCTCAGTGCTCTGGTGGGTCTGCTGGGTAGTGCCTTCCCGTTGAGTTTCAGCAAGACCCAGGCGCTGCTGGATCAGCTGCTGGGGGTACAGATCAGCCGGGGAGCGATGGCCACTATCCGCCAGCGCTTGAGTGCAGCACTGGAGCAGCCCATGCAGGAGGCCCTTGCGTTTGCCCGTCAGCAGTCGGTGGTCTATGTCGATGAAACCGGTGCCCCCACCGGTAATGCCGATGGGGGCAACCCCGATGGCCGGCGCGGCTGGGAGTGGGTCATGGTGACCGCCATGGGGGTGACAGTGTTCTTGCAGAGCCTGAGCCGCTCGGCTGCCGCCGCGATCGACCTGCTCGGGAATGCCTTTGGCGGAATTGTGGTGAGCGATCGCTTCTCCGCCTACAACCATCTCCCGCTGGAGCAGCGCCAGCTGTGCTGGGCGCACGTGATCCGCGATCTCACTGCCATCGCTGACCGTCAGGGCGCCAGCGGTGAGATTGGAGCGGAGCTGCTGGGCCTGCAGCAGCAGCTGTTTGCCCAGTGGCACCGCTACAAAGACGGAACGATCGACTGGTCCACGTTGCAGCAGGGCTGTCGGCCGATCCGCCAGGCGTTTGTGGGCACGCTGCAGCGGGTTGTGGAGCTGGGCTGCCAGCGCGGCGAGCGAACGCCGTGGGCCAAGACGGTGCGTACCTGCCATCAGTTGCTGCAAGTGAGCGATGGCCTCTGGACCTTCCTGGAGATTGAAGGGATCGAGCCCACCAACAACGCAGCCGAGCGTGCCCTGCGCCATTCGGTGATTCAGCGCAAGATCAGCCATGGCGTCCAATCCCGCCAGGGTGCAATCTGCCGCAGCAGGTTGCTCACGGTCACTGAGGTGGTCTGGCTTTTCTGGACAGGTCCCATCGTTAACCTCTGA
- a CDS encoding IS5 family transposase: protein MRGQRERSGSLFSYVSIEDRIPAGHPLRRIRKLADQALDRLNPTFCDLYAAEGRPSVPPEQLLLASLLQAFYGIRSERLLLEQLHYNLLFRWFVGLSPDDPIWHPTTFTKNRERLLNEQVMGKFLEKLMGAPEVKPLLSDEHFSVDGTLLQAWASHASLERIDGQDDPPPPPSGPGEGFGAPKPGKKRAKGDFRGIKLSNKTHRSGSDPDALLARKSNAHPAQPSYRGHVLMDNRHALIVDCKVTQATGTGERDAAKAMAADRPGAHQKTIGADKHYDTRGFVAEMRRIGVTPHVVQNTARSGGSAIDGRTTRHVGYAKSIHARRGIEKVFGWIKQWGGLRQFKLRGTEKVSAVFGLNVIAYNLIRLGNLLKPAMAAA, encoded by the coding sequence ATGCGAGGTCAACGGGAGCGCAGCGGCTCCCTGTTCTCCTACGTGTCGATTGAGGATCGGATCCCGGCCGGCCATCCGCTGCGGCGGATCCGCAAGCTGGCCGATCAGGCCCTCGATCGCCTCAATCCCACCTTCTGTGATCTGTACGCCGCAGAAGGCCGGCCATCAGTGCCGCCGGAGCAACTGCTGCTGGCCTCGTTGCTGCAGGCGTTCTACGGCATCCGCTCGGAGCGGTTGCTGCTCGAGCAGCTCCACTACAACCTGCTGTTCCGCTGGTTTGTGGGGCTGAGCCCAGATGATCCGATCTGGCATCCCACCACATTCACAAAAAACCGGGAGCGGCTGCTGAACGAGCAGGTGATGGGGAAGTTCCTGGAGAAGCTGATGGGTGCTCCGGAGGTCAAGCCGCTGCTCAGTGACGAGCACTTCTCCGTCGATGGCACCTTGCTGCAGGCCTGGGCCTCCCATGCCTCACTGGAGCGGATCGATGGGCAGGACGATCCGCCGCCACCGCCGTCAGGCCCTGGCGAGGGTTTTGGCGCTCCAAAGCCCGGCAAGAAGCGAGCGAAAGGGGATTTCCGAGGCATCAAGCTCAGCAACAAGACCCACCGCTCCGGCAGTGATCCCGACGCCTTGCTGGCCCGGAAATCCAACGCCCACCCGGCTCAACCGAGCTACCGGGGTCATGTGCTCATGGACAACCGCCATGCCCTGATCGTCGATTGCAAGGTCACGCAAGCCACGGGCACCGGGGAGCGGGATGCCGCCAAAGCCATGGCCGCGGATCGTCCCGGTGCCCACCAGAAAACCATCGGTGCCGACAAGCACTACGACACCAGGGGCTTTGTCGCCGAGATGCGCCGCATCGGCGTGACGCCGCACGTGGTGCAGAACACCGCCCGATCTGGTGGTTCCGCCATCGATGGCCGCACCACCCGCCACGTGGGCTACGCCAAGTCGATCCATGCCCGCCGCGGCATCGAGAAGGTGTTTGGCTGGATCAAACAGTGGGGAGGTCTGCGCCAGTTCAAGCTGCGCGGCACCGAGAAGGTGAGTGCGGTGTTCGGCCTGAATGTGATCGCCTACAACCTGATCCGCCTGGGCAACCTGCTCAAACCGGCGATGGCGGCGGCGTGA